The following proteins are co-located in the Leishmania panamensis strain MHOM/PA/94/PSC-1 chromosome 26 sequence genome:
- a CDS encoding hypothetical protein (TriTrypDB/GeneDB-style sysID: LpmP.26.2390) encodes MESVEAVELFSENSARYRYRVPVSVIRELQYEGSRYSAEFNVGGWFWRFHIQERAAEGQRFLALHLQSCTPGIVSVHFKLTAVCMRDPLQSRSKTFNCTFKKARSAWGLHQFIEIEQLLHPENGFVYTVQETGTRCIDFEATLQVDSGGGSGRAPPVRSATRSVTPTRSVMGPGILGINGGRISPHRGHSVRSVGGRGSSASVGLNSRMFYSPGRVGAGALVPMERSVDQLGAGVGVGLPGGFYNDPNGGPMVTLDSASTIKGGGRGHGSTTVRAPLTYPFEHLEVLCDMSFDVQGVRVKAHRCVIGARMQPLLPEQMLPLQAGCIVAIAVPLDVFTTFLRYVYTEEYPESGVLPPESLLDLYLLAAACEFYDLSAVCIRYVRPLLTPENILPIVLTRYNAADEVLTSLYLHVLLDNYDVLIQDRQFEEIPGHLFRRLSLILYRKETVPNAPIPSMKNTLGKQLAWLAESGEYSDYEWVVGPHQYAVHAHRYILACRSVLFSQAMNPRSPGPLPSFATNEFDFSLRSWQKLLLGMYRRHLDTERDFSAEDIAAIFKMQQVLVMDGQLKREADEALTHTNALRLLIYAVKHQIPELHERAVNCLVSNFSAMVRNDPQAWELISELPQAAVVSLFRTVTEHQPL; translated from the coding sequence ATGGAGTCCGTAGAGGCAGTGGAGCTCTTCTCGGAGAACAGCGCACGCTATCGCTACCGCGTGCCGGTGAGCGTGATTCGCGAGCTACAATACGAGGGGTCACGCTATAGCGCTGAGTTCAATGTGGGCGGGTGGTTCTGGCGTTTCCACATTCAAGAGCGAGCCGCCGAGGGCCAGCGCTTCCTGGCGCTGCACCTGCAGAGCTGCACGCCGGGTATTGTCTCTGTCCACTTTAAGCTCACCGCTGTCTGCATGCGTGACCCACTGCAGTCGCGCAGCAAGACGTTCAACTGCACCTTCAAGAAGGCTCGAAGTGCGTGGGGACTTCATCAGTTTATCGAGATAGAACAGTTGCTCCACCCAGAGAACGGGTTTGTGTACACTGTGCAGGAGACGGGCACCCGCTGTATTGACTTcgaggcgacgctgcaggtggacagcggaggtggcagcgggcGTGCTCCGCCAGTGCGCAGCGCGACCCGCTCTGTCACCCCGACCCGAAGCGTCATGGGTCCCGGTATTTTGGGAATAAATGGTGGAAGAATATCGCCACACCGTGGGCATAGTGTACGATCTGTCGGTGGccgtggcagcagtgcatcAGTGGGGCTGAACAGTAGGATGTTCTACTCGCCTGGCCGGGTCGGAGCTGGCGCACTTGTCCCGATGGAACGCTCTGTGGACCAGCTCGGCGCGGGTGTTGGGGTGGGGCTGCCGGGCGGCTTCTACAACGACCCAAACGGTGGCCCGATGGTGACTTTAGACAGCGCGTCCACCATCAAGGGCGGCGGCCGTGGCCATGGGAGCACCACCGTGCGCGCGCCGCTTACGTACCCCTTTGAACACCTGGAGGTGCTGTGTGACATGAGCTTTGACGTCCAGGGCGTCCGCGTCAAGGCCCACCGTTGCGTGATTGGCGCGCGCatgcagccgctgcttcccGAGCAGATGCTGCCGTTGCAGGCGGGCTGCATTGTTGCCATTGCCGTCCCCCTTGACGTCTTCACAACCTTCCTGCGGTACGTCTACACGGAGGAGTACCCCGAGTCGGGGGTGTTGCCGCCAGAGTCCCTACTGGACTTGTACCTGCTCGCAGCGGCGTGTGAGTTTTACGATCTCAGCGCGGTCTGTATTCGCTACGTTCGCCCGCTCCTCACGCCGGAAAACATCCTCCCCATTGTGCTGACGCGCTACAACGCCGCGGACGAGGTGCTCACCTCGCTCTACCTGCACGTTCTGCTGGACAACTACGATGTTCTCATCCAGGACCGCCAGTTCGAAGAGATCCCTGGTCATCTCTTCCGTCGCCTTTCGCTCATCCTTTACCGCAAGGAGACAGTGCCGAATGCGCCGATTCCGTCCATGAAAAACACGCTGGGGAAGCAGCTTGCGTGGCTGGCGGAGTCAGGCGAGTACAGCGACTACGAGTGGGTAGTAGGCCCGCATCAGTACGCAGTGCACGCCCACCGCTACATTCTCGCGTGCCGCtctgtgctcttctcgcAAGCGATGAACCCGCGTAGCCCTGGACCGCTTCCGTCGTTTGCGACTAACGAGTTCGACTtctcgctgcgcagctggcaGAAGTTGTTGTTGGGGATGtaccgtcgccacctcgACACCGAGCGCGACTTCTCGGCCGAGGATATCGCAGCTATCTTTAAgatgcagcaggtgctgGTCATGGACGGCCAGCTCAAGCGCGAGGCGGATGAGGCTCTTACCCACACAAACGCGTTGCGCCTCCTTATCTATGCCGTGAAGCATCAAATACCAGAGTTGCATGAGCGCGCAGTCAACTGCTTGGTGAGCAATTTCAGCGCAATGGTTCGCAACGACCCACAGGCGTGGGAGCTGATTAGCGAGCTGCCGCAGGCAGCTGTGGTGTCACTGTTCCGCACGGTGACGGAGCACCAACCACTGTAG
- a CDS encoding hypothetical protein (TriTrypDB/GeneDB-style sysID: LpmP.26.2420): protein MPLDLVGRLHRTVYITACPEGSQEDLLHMLLKRCGAIEAWDAADGRLIVVFQSMNSVSNALTFHGLSFVDLTRKICVWKATDAPPAEAAQQLAIEGSSLTTEVDLEEATSSEAEDARRTQRKIRRAALQQILNSTATDAVDTSSPEGRRAKMMELCYRQLKALCVLSAAAVKDAKAELEEKKENLARLQDLIRTQEAVAKRRREGAVEVGEEEPAKARLRV from the coding sequence ATGCCGCTAGACTTGGTAGGCAGGCTGCATCGCACCGTGTACATCACGGCTTGCCCAGAGGGCTCGCAAGAGGACCTGCTGCACATGCTGTTGAAGCGATGCGGCGCGATTGAGGCGTGGGATGCCGCCGATGGCCGACTCATTGTCGTATTCCAAAGCATGAACAGCGTCAGCAACGCCCTCACTTTCCACGGCTTGTCTTTTGTGGACTTGACGCGGAAAATTTGCGTGTGGAAGGCGACAGACGCGCCAccggcggaggcagcgcagcagctggccaTCGAAGGAAGTTCTCTCACCACGGAGGTAGAcctggaggaggcgacatCGTCCGAGGCGGAGGATGCCCGCCGAACGCAGCGGAAGATACGGcgcgcggcactgcagcagatCCTAAATAGCACAGCGACCGACGCTGTCGACACTTCCTCGCCGGAGGGACGGCGGGCAAAGATGATGGAGTTGTGCTACCGACAGCTCAAGGCCCTCTGCGtgctctctgctgccgcggtgaaGGATGCgaaggcggagctggaggagaagaaggagaaccTCGCACGACTGCAAGACCTTATTCGTACTCAAGAGGCAGTGGCCAAGCGACGAAGGGAAGGGGCGGTTGAGGTGGGCGAGGAAGAGCCGGCCAAGGCGAGACTTCGTGTGTAG
- a CDS encoding CDP-diacylglycerol-inositol 3-phosphatidyltransferase, putative (TriTrypDB/GeneDB-style sysID: LpmP.26.2450) encodes MAPKPASPNPAKIFCFVPNIIGYFRIAASIAAYLVARDYPALCLLLYTVSFVLDAVDGKVARALDQCSHLGSILDMLTDRASTAGFLLVLDGVLQPMPYRYTCALAMLLFLDVGSHFCRMYASVFASKVSHKDVSDSIFWLLRVYYSKRHVMGVLCVGQEFAYIFLYAWASYASITELGSVCWCAFVVCAVPCFLKQVVNVQQLVDSLYHIACVDAQERCAQGKRA; translated from the coding sequence ATGGCGCCAAAGCCGGCGAGTCCGAATCCGGCAAAGATTTTTTGCTTTGTACCGAACATCATCGGCTATTTCCGCATAGCGGCGTCCATCGCGGCCTACCTGGTGGCACGCGACTACCCGGCTCTATGCCTCCTGCTCTACACGGTCTCCTTTGTGTTAGACGCAGTTGATGGCAAGGTGGCTCGCGCGTTGGATCAGTGCTCGCACTTAGGGTCCATACTGGACATGCTCACCGATCGCGCCTCGACGGCTGGTTTCCTGTTGGTGCTTgacggcgtgctgcagcccaTGCCGTACCGCTACACCTGCGCTCTCGCcatgcttctctttctggaCGTGGGGTCGCACTTCTGCCGGATGTACGCCTCCGTCTTTGCCTCAAAGGTCAGCCACAAAGACGTCTCGGACAGCATCTtctggctgctgcgcgtgtacTACTCGAAACGTCACGTGATGGGCGTCCTCTGTGTCGGGCAGGAGTTCGCATACATTTTTCTCTACGCCTGGGCGAGCTACGCGAGCATCACGGAACTGGGGAGCGTTTGCTGGTGCGCCTTCGTGGTGTGTGCCGTGCCGTGTTTCCTGAAGCAGGTGGTCAATGTGCAACAGCTGGTGGATAGTCTCTACCACATTGCCTGCGTGGACGCTCAGGAGCGCTGCGCGCAAGGTAAACGCGCCTAA
- a CDS encoding protein kinase, putative (TriTrypDB/GeneDB-style sysID: LpmP.26.2410), producing the protein MRSCFSSSLGADLRPAYSSSRSRDGPEPQSAPSSAAHSPDAQPPVLSSLLAPLSIRTGQRQHQQGQEDAVRETQLQHVHFSKPRVPLKMPAFPSVHPPKVSLSARLPSRTAAAEQTAVELLQDLSYVEVQEAQEWLDRVRGAKQACAVSRSAPFVWPIEAILADPGISEDVDPKAALLEVAPVSLDLAANLHFSQFFRALLMEDESDGELMSDRGRGAVDGGGRESVGTREAVRMTWAGDLRSGIGPTRHWAKTSPCSDLLDVTFPSPSPFFASGLSAVDAGAGLKRDEDGLTVSPITRVSPPSPRQLHPSADAAAPLPDPSILPLSSPLQGGAWGKLGWPGSPLPVEVDSSTPARRSLPVSTTARRWSLMDFDIGRRIGQGRSGKTFLAREKCSKVVLALKVFADDCVRRQGMVGALEGAMRLQASAGRRCSHIVKLYAFFADAQRCYAALEYADGGDLASHLFRQPHQRLPEAQVRLIVHHVALALRDLHERHVVHRAVTSRNVLLSRDEADTTAKLGDFAFAVQLADGRARWLGEFEDALDGGPSLDSAAPEVICGHGWSCKSDMWALGVVAFEMLCGHHPFDHVCAAEMKRLICSGAACYSLPTLSHTAVSFVRSLLCVDEAARSSAATALTHPFLRVSAAASTAAPGSAMQATATSSCAEPAEPAAHVTSVGVAVVGESHVGEVPPSVSRDLSSTFSLAAVVGNTGVYCRSDRSHSRTTAAVMTGTKATIHCGTAAPTFPVPTKDIPYLRRGAGPSVTSLATTSASPSVSSLSTYQAVARTERHARDAASHTPDAVAPATSLLSASSPASFMFFALPTHPWQSAALPPSVTLSTASLSGALSNEEVETWLSRRPSVTSLRSAGNASRHSPTATLSDISASLLSTTRAPAALAVRSATDADGAFTDSAAVESLLSASFKDCRTRHPHHLHLQQHCTRHTQKHEQHDTPAECAAPPAAHSSEKGRDEDLQGDCSVTVSSLTPHPSRGARTEWGTEDTEVSVSSSTVSSTVLTFMDVTAPQTLFPTRASDAPSPQSTGHIALLMAASSAPHPEWRPLPGRLTSLAVNVISATAAPVAPQPTATSSHTRRLKAGKKRPITRPECALRLAFEALSDEDSC; encoded by the coding sequence ATGCGCAgctgtttctcctcctctctcggcGCCGATCTACGGCCTGCCTACTCCAGTAGCCGTTCACGCGACGGCCCTGAGCCACAGTCGGCTCCATCCTCAGCTGCTCACTCCCCAGACGCGCAGCCGCCGGTACTGTCATCACTGCTCGCGCCACTGTCTATTCGCACTGgacagcgccagcaccagcaggggCAAGAAGATGCGGTGAGGGAGACACAACTGCAGCACGTGCACTTCAGCAAACCAAGGGTCCCCCTAAAGATGCCCGCCTTTCCCTCCGTTCACCCTCCCAAGGTGTCACTCTCTGCGAGACTACCCTCACGGACCGCGGCCGCAGAGCAGACCGCTGTGGAACTGCTTCAGGATCTCTCCTACGTGGAGGTGCAAGAGGCTCAGGAGTGGCTTGACAGGGTCCGAGGAGCCAAGCAGGCGTGTGCTGTGTCAAGGTCTGCTCCTTTTGTGTGGCCGATCGAAGCCATTCTCGCCGACCCTGGCATCAGCGAAGACGTCGACCCCAAAGCTGCGCTGTTGGAGGTGGCCCCGGTTTCGTTGGACTTGGCGGCTAACCTTCACTTTTCTCAGTTTTTCCGAGCGTTACTCATGGAGGACGAGAGCGATGGGGAGCTGATGAGCGATCGTgggcgcggcgccgtcgatGGAGGGGGTAGGGAAAGCGTGGGcacgagagaggcagtgaGGATGACTTGGGCAGGCGATCTGAGGAGCGGCATCGGTCCCACACGTCACTGGGCAAAGACTTCACCGTGTAGTGACTTATTGGATGTCACATTTCCTTCGCCCTCGCCCTTCTTTGCCAGCGGCTTAAGTGCGGTGGACGCTGGCGCGGGGCTGAAGAGGGATGAAGACGGGCTTACTGTCTCTCCCATCACCCGCGTGTCACCGCCGAGTCCGCGCCAGCTCCACCCcagcgctgatgctgctgctcctctgcctgATCCGTCCATTTTACCTTTGTCATCTCCTCTGCAGGGTGGTGCCTGGGGGAAGCTAGGCTGGCCTGGCTCGCCACTGCCTGTTGAGGTAGACTCCAGCACCCCAGCACGGCGCTCTCTACCGGTGTCcacgacggcgaggcggtggtCACTGATGGATTTTGATATCGGACGCCGCATCGGGCAGGGGCGCTCCGGCAAGACGTTCCTCGCCCGGGAGAAGTGCAGCAAAGTTGTCTTGGCTCTCAAGGTGTTCGCAGACGACTGCGTTCGGCGCCAAGGAATGGTTGGTGCGCTCGAGGGAGCGATGCGACTACAGGCATCAGCAGGGCGGCGTTGCTCACACATCGTAAAGCTCTATGCATTCTTCGCTGATGCGCAACGCTGTTACGCTGCGCTGGAGTatgctgacggcggcgacctCGCTAGCCACCTCTTTCGCCAGCCGCACCAACGCCTGCCTGAGGCGCAGGTTCGGTTGATCGTGCACCACGTGGCGCTGGCACTGCGGGACTTGCACGAGCGACACGTTGTGCATCGAGCTGTAACGTCGCGGAATGTGTTACTGAGCCGCGACGAGGCGGACACAACCGCTAAACTCGGCGACTTCGCGTTCGCCGTACAACTAGCCGACGGGCGCGCTCGCTGGCTTGGCGAGTTTGAGGACGCACTTGATGGAGGGCCGTCGCTGGACTCCGCGGCACCGGAGGTCATTTGCGGCCACGGATGGTCGTGCAAGTCCGACATGTGGGCCCTCGGTGTCGTAGCGTTCGAGATGCTCTGTGGTCACCATCCCTTCGATCACGTTTGCGCGGCGGAGATGAAGCGACTCatctgcagcggtgccgcctgCTACTCGCTGCCTACGCTGTCGCACACCGCCGTGTCTTTTGTGCGGTCACTCTTGTGTGTCGAcgaagcagcgcgcagcagtgcagccaCGGCACTGACTCACCCATTTTTGCGTGttagcgccgccgccagcactgctgccccGGGGAGCGCCATGCAGGCCACGGCAACAAGTAGCTGCGCCGAACCTGCCGAGCCGGCTGCCCACGTGACATCGGTGGGCGTAGCCGTTGTTGGAGAGTCACACGTGGGTGAGGTGCCGCCGTCTGTCAGTCGCGACTTGTCGAGCACGTTCTCACTGGCTGCAGTGGTTGGCAACACAGGCGTCTactgccgcagcgacagAAGCCACAGCCGCACAACAGCTGCTGTGATGACGGGAACAAAGGCTACCATCCActgtggcaccgctgccccaACTTTCCCCGTGCCGACGAAGGACATCCCATATCTGCGACGGGGAGCGGGCCCGTCGGTCACCTCCCTCGCTACAACGTCCGCATCGCCCTCTGTCagctccctctccacctacCAGGCTGTGGCCAGAACGGAAAGGCATGCACGTGACGCAGCATCGCACACGCCCGATGCGGTGGCTCCAGCGACGTCTCTGTTGTCCGCCAGTTCTCCCGCTTCTTTTATGTTCTTTGCGCTTCCAACGCACCCGTGGCAgagtgctgcgctgccaccctCGGTGACGCTATCGACCGCCTCACTCTCTGGTGCCCTCagcaacgaggaggtggagacgTGGTTGAGCCGGCGGCCGAGCGTTACGAGTCTGAGATCTGCTGGGAACGCCAGTCGCCACAGCCCGACGGCGACCCTAAGCGACATATCGGCGAGCTTGCTCTCCACGACACGAGCACCAGCCGCCCTTGCGGTGAGGTCAGCTACAGATGCTGACGGTGCGTTCActgacagcgctgccgtcgagAGTTTGCTCAGCGCAAGCTTTAAGGACTGCAGAACTCGCCATCCTCACCATCttcacctgcagcagcattgCACCCGCCATACCCAGaagcacgagcagcacgatACACCGGCAGAatgtgctgcgcctcctgcggCACATAGCAGTGAGAAGGGGCGCGATGAGGACCTTCAAGGGGACTGCTCCGTTACCGTGAGCAGCTTGACGCCGCACCCCTCACGTGGTGCGCGCACGGAGTGGGGCACTGAGGACACAGAGGTGTCCGTGTCATCTTCGACAGTCTCATCGACGGTGCTGACCTTCATGGACGTGACGGCTCCTCAGACACTTTTCCCAACCCGCGCCTCAGACGCACCCTCACCACAGTCGACTGGCCATATTGCATTGCTGATGGcagccagcagcgcgccacaTCCAGAGTGGAGGCCGCTGCCTGGTCGACTGACATCCCTGGCCGTCAATGTAATAAgcgccacagctgcacctGTTGCTCCCCAGCCAACAGCCACCTCATCACACACGCGGAGGCTGAAggcagggaagaagaggcccATCACGAGGCCAGAGTGTGCACTGCGACTCGCCTTTGAAGCGTTgagcgacgaggacagcTGTTGA
- a CDS encoding hypothetical protein (TriTrypDB/GeneDB-style sysID: LpmP.26.2440) translates to MFHTAFLAASKRHLRLRCFQCTRLLPSEHFPKRSGPLNTLVCVGCKEMCFGCGLRQPRSSFSDAGSNICDRCLAKQHVAQENVYFRYPILTYRACPFSVEEARGELCQEAQQEKPPLPCMPR, encoded by the coding sequence ATGTTCCACACGGCCTTTTTGGCGGCCTCGAAGAGGCACCTGCGGTTGCGGTGCTTTCAGTGTACTCGCCTCCTTCCATCAGAGCACTTCCCTAAGAGAAGCGGTCCACTCAACACACTGGTCTGCGTGGGCTGCAAGGAGATGTGCTTCGGCTGTGGCTTGCGACAgccccgcagcagcttcagtgACGCCGGGTCGAACATATGCGACCGGTGCTTGGCGAAGCAACACGTGGCGCAGGAAAATGTGTACTTCCGCTACCCGATACTCACCTACCGCGCCTGTCCGTTtagtgtggaggaggcacgcGGTGAGCTCTGCCAAGAGGCACAGCAGGAgaagccgccgctgccgtgcatGCCTCGATAG
- a CDS encoding metallopeptidase, putative (TriTrypDB/GeneDB-style sysID: LpmP.26.2400), with protein sequence MSSTAVNCRESQGPLREVRISDEVVQSCLRHAFTTEKAEIIGLLLGRIEVQLFPETHIHLTDREASASQVVGGAISDLCGGAAVTAPITASPVPALLSSSAVKEEKVAYIWGTHISERNVQRSDRVEMSAKSVASATATADRITADTGVRTYVVGWYHSHPRVPVVPSVVDLRTQRSFQQYLESGWVGLIASVFNTEPSTHRSHCALHCFQAGPSNEHVELPMRIVAQSDLFASLDPIAALPDTTSELLRVLQQEVHDAVARTVRETAHDAAASRAVRGLAEMLLFQIDRLVAEPTRKELVHCSLPLLRAEVARLEKALVESARAASPQC encoded by the coding sequence ATGTCCAGCACGGCAGTCAACTGCCGTGAAAGTCAGGGGCCGCTGCGGGAGGTGCGCATCAGTGACGAGGTTGTCCAGAGTTGTCTACGGCACGCCTTCACGACAGAGAAAGCGGAGATCATCGGACTACTGCTGGGCCGCATTGAGGTGCAGCTCTTCCCAGAGACGCACATCCACCTGACTGACAGAGAGGCCTCCGCCAGTCaggtggtgggtggtgcCATCAGCGACTtgtgcggcggtgccgctgtcaCCGCCCCCATCACTGCCAGTCCAGTTCCCGCgttgctctcctcctcggcggtcaaggaggaaaaggtggCTTACATTTGGGGCACGCACATCAGCGAGCGTAATGTGCAGCGCAGTGATCGAGTGGAGATGTCGGCCAAGTCCGTTGCGTCAGCCACCGCAACGGCAGATCGCATAACGGCTGACACAGGGGTGCGTACCTACGTGGTTGGCTGGTATCACAGCCATCCGCGGGTCCCAGTTGTGCCGTCGGTCGTGGACCTACGCACACAGCGGAGCTTTCAACAATACCTGGAGAGCGGCTGGGTCGGCCTCATTGCGAGCGTCTTCAACACAGAACCGAGCACTCATCGCAGCCACTGCGCGCTTCACTGCTTCCAGGCGGGGCCGAGCAACGAGCACGTCGAGTTGCCCATGCGTATCGTTGCTCAGTCAGACCTGTTTGCTTCCCTTGACCCTATCGCTGCTCTGCCGGATACCACCTCAGAGCTTCTTCGAGTCTTGCAGCAGGAAGTGCACGACGCGGTCGCCAGGACGGTGCGAGAAACTGCGCACGACGCGGCTGCCTCCCGAGCCGTGCGAGGGCTGGCTGAAATGCTGCTTTTTCAGATCGACCGCCTTGTTGCAGAACCGACGCGTAAGGAGCTGGTGCACTGCTCGTTGCCTCTCTTGCGCGCCGAGGTGGCGCGCCTGGAGAAGGCGTTGGTCGAGTCCGCAAGGGCTGCATCGCCTCAGTGCTGA
- a CDS encoding hypothetical protein (TriTrypDB/GeneDB-style sysID: LpmP.26.2430): MGLAWLCDFPPLSLLSPPLSSPSLPAPPRTTIDSIAFCCGCGCGTATVTLPPVSLPPKLPGGDGKHTGARVLCCSTQQPLYILPVFLWVCLLRNVLSPPLLRIMPLHRRAVLLLYATVRRTAAPVGSSSLSATSRAVDESSSPSPPLWRRTVCSTSVTVDGHAAAASAADAPASAALQSNSHHAPLQEPPRRTVHNKEGYNVIGCLRASGHDVVLGRVRVSFTAYILGASVGLLYLLYYLTTYTYVLTTNLSPHRNSLFFHFPCDMAVIENRLTHRRYTIEVVPEAEPPQRLGHGDHGEGGTAGLACPKPAIVERRLHINWLLYRVFLYLQKTESLVMVDTQAEMAPHRFIGGASSVGKASRASVGFLLEDQLFPDINDDRANTTPSQRRWWQWWSRRASASAALLPRPVSGSSDCATTPAAVAATPMAPTKILLKSSVRLRDATNGYQKGHRYTYEQFIHHAAQMKIQQRYYTYVLARGMAKYRGLRKVYAEELIRNGLLSGDGVTLTELVPNAQQFADEIFAEASAKFGDDVVVYEYTATLY; this comes from the coding sequence ATGGGTCTGGCATGGCTCTGCgactttccccctctttcactgttgtcaccgccgctctcttcgccttctcttcccgcTCCTCCACGCACCACCATCGACTCCATCGCCTtttgctgtggctgtgggtgtggcacggcgacggtgacgctCCCGCCTGTTTCTTTGCCTCCCAAACTACCAGGGGGCGACGgcaaacacacaggcgcgcgcGTATTGTGTTGTTCCACACAACAGCCGCTTTACATCTTGCCGGTGtttttgtgggtgtgtctccTGCGTAACGTGCTgagccctcccctcctcagAATAATGCCGCTGCATCGGCGAGCTGTGCTGCTCCTGTACGCGACTGtgcggcgcactgctgcgccagtcGGCTCCTCCTCACTATCTGCAACTAGTAGGGCTGTGGACGAATCCTCTTCCCCATCCCCTCCGCTGTGGCGTCGAACCGTCTGTTCCACGTCCGTCACTGTGGATGGgcacgcggctgccgcttctgccgcgGACGCTCCTGCCTCTGCGGCTCTTCAATCCAATTCGCACCACGCACCGCTGCAAGAGCCTCCGCGGCGGACTGTCCACAACAAGGAAGGGTATAACGTCATTGGGTGTCTCCGCGCGTCTGGTCATGACGTGGTGTTGGGGCGTGTGCGAGTGTCCTTCACAGCGTACATACTCGGTGCCTCGGTTGGACTGCTCTATCTCTTGTACTACTTGACTACCTACACGTACGTGCTGACCACAAATCTGTCGCCACATCGCaactcgctcttcttccacTTCCCATGCGACATGGCGGTAATCGAAAATAGGCTGACGCACAGGAGATATACCATCGAGGTGGTGCCGGAGGCtgagccgccgcagcgcctgggCCATGGTGACCACGGAGAAGGGGGCACGGCCGGGCTTGCTTGCCCCAAGCCGGCAATTGTggagcgccgcctgcacaTCAACTGGCTGCTGTACCGTGTGTTTCTCTACCTACAGAAGACGGAGTCTCTCGTCATGGTGGACACGCAGGCGGAGATGGCGCCGCACCGCTTCATAGGTGGCGCGAGCAGCGTCGGCAAGGCCTCTCGTGCATCGGTGGGGTTCCTCCTAGAGGACCAGCTTTTTCCCGACATCAACGATGACCGCGCAAACACAACGCCATCGCAgagacggtggtggcagtggtggagtAGAAGGGCAAGtgcctcagcagcgctgttACCGCGGCCTGTCTCCGGTTCCAGTGACTGCGCCACAAcgccggcggcagtggcagcgacaCCGATGGCGCCTACGAAGATCTTACTCAAAAGTagtgtgcgcctgcgtgaCGCCACGAACGGGTACCAGAAGGGTCACCGATACACCTATGAGCAGTTCATCCACCACGCTGCACAGATGAAGATCCAGCAGCGCTACTATACCTATGTGCTGGCCAGGGGGATGGCAAAATACCGCGGCCTGCGGAAGGTTTATGCAGAGGAGCTCATTCGCAATGGTCTTCTCTCGGGCGACGGCGTGACACTGACGGAGTTGGTGCCGAATGCACAGCAGTTTGCTGATGAGATCTTTGCAGAGGCGAGTGCAAAATTTGGCGATGACGTTGTCGTTTACGAGTACACCGCCACACTGTACTAG